The sequence below is a genomic window from Macaca nemestrina isolate mMacNem1 chromosome 13, mMacNem.hap1, whole genome shotgun sequence.
GGGAGAGAATATTAGATTTCTTAACTCTTTGTTAAAAAGAGATaataggccaggtgcactggctcatgcctgtaagcccagcactttgggaggccgaggtgggtggatcacaaggtcaggagtgcgagaccagcctggctaacatggtgaaaccttgtctctatcaaaaatacaaaaattagctgggcatggtggtgtgcacctgtagtcccagctactcaggaggctgaggcaggagaatcgcttgaacccgggaggtggtggttgcagtgagctgagatcgtgccactgtactccagcctaggcaacaagagtgagactccatctcaaaaaaaaaaaaaaaaagaaaagaaaagaaagggaaaaagggaaggagggagggagaaaggaaaagaaggagggagtAGGTAGGCAAATCAGTCTAAAAGGTGAACTTAAAAACAAAGTAATCTGAGGCTATCCCTGGGTGTGGCAAgaaaaacatttagaagaaaaggaaaacaaaataaaatgtatgccTCATATTTAAAtctcagaaatagaaataacTGATCAATACTGAAAGGTAACAGTTTTAAGATGAGGTTGAGCAGAGTTCTAACTGAATATCTATTCTGTCTTCTCTATACCTCTCATGACCCCTGTATTTGGGGATAACTGGGGGAGGAAACTATAATTAAATGCCTTTCAGCTGGATGTGgtttctcacgcctgtaatcctagcactttgggaggccgaggcaggtgcatcacttgaggccaagaatacaagaccagcctggctatcatggtgaaaccctgtctctaccaaaaatacaaaaattagctgggcatggtggcaggcacctgtaatcccagctactccagaggctgaggcaagaaaattgcttgaacccgggaggtggaagttgcagtgagctgagatcatgccactgcactttagcctgggtgacagaatgacactctgtttctacaaaaaaaaaaaaaaaaaaaaaagccttttgtAAAGGAACAAAGTACCTTCCAATGTGCAATAATAATTCTTGACTATAACAACTTATAAAGATAGGTGTTGCATATTGATGCTCATCTTGGGTGTCTAACATTTAAAAACCTAGTGAGTTCAAATACTAActgtataatgaaaatatttttacataaaaatatgagTTCACAGTTGTTATGCTAGGAATCGCAGAGCATATAGTAAAATTAGTTTCaggtaaagaaatatttaatctattttttctttctgtccatTTCCAGTTTAAGATTAAtgggagagaaataaaacaattagttTGAAAATAGATTATCTTGAGAATTTTTCTACCATAGTAatatataaagacaaaaaagTCATTTCTAAATAGTTACTTGAATACTGTCAGGCGGTTAGCAAACTCTTCTCATACAGAAGGAAAACATAAATCAAAACATTCCCAATCTCATCTCTACACCTTGTTAAGCAATAATGAATATTGCCCAATGCATGACAGGagtccacactgttttccacagaacACCAGCAACTGAGATGATTACAGCAGTGCCTTCTCTCCCGGGAAGAGTGCACCGCTACCATAGACGCAGTCCTCGTCACTAGGCTTCTCGAGTAAGATCATTCAGAAACAATTCACTTTTGGGCCAGGTggggcggctcacgcctgtaatcccagcatgttgggaggccgaggcaggcagatcacctgaggacaggagttcaagaccagcctggccaacatggtgaaaccccatttctactaaaaatacaaaaatgagctgggcgtggtggcacatgcctgtaaccccagctacttgggaggctgaggcaggagaatcgcttgagcctgggaggtgcaggttgcagtgagctgagatcataccactgcactccagcctgggcgacagagcaagactccatctcagaaaaaaaaaaaaaaaaaaagaatacacttttaacaagcaaaaatatatcttttttttctttttctttttccttttttttttttaagatgaagtcttgctcttgtcacccaggctggatgcaatggcacaatctcagctcactgtaacctctgtctcccaggttcaagcgattctcctgcctcaacctcccaagtagatgggattacaggcacttgccaccacacctggctaatttttgtgtttttagtagagacggggtttcaccatgttggccaggctggtctcgaactcctgacctcaggtgatccacccgcctcagcctcccaaagtgctgggattataggcgtgagccacctcgcctggcccaaacatatttctttttcaaaagaacTGTAAACCTACTCAATTGACATAAAATATGTCTATAATAAGAAATGGCAATAATCACACTACTATGTTCTTAGTTGACTGTCCTATGAAAGAAAAGTACCTAACGCCTATGTTTGAgtgtttttggtaaagacagagTTATCTCCTTTTCTGccttaagaatatatatatttctggctgggtgcagtggctcacgcctgtaatcccagcactttaggtggccaaggcaggcggatcacctaaggtcaggagttcaagaccagcctgaccaacacggagaaaccctgtctctactaaaaatacaaaaattagccaggcatggtggtatgcacctgtaatcccagctagtcgggaggctgaggcaggagaatcgcttgaacccgggaggtggaggttgcggtgagccgagattgtgccattgcactccagcctgggcaacaagagtgaaactctgtctcaaaaaaagaaaaaagaaaaaaaagaatatatacatttcttttagagacagggtcttgctgtgttgcccaggctggactcatactcccaagctcaggtgatcctcctgcctcagcctcccaagtagctaggactacaggtgcacaccactgcacccagctaacaatatattatttattcaaatcAACCTGCTACCAAAAAGGTATAGTGTTCCCAATTTCAgcacttcaaaaaatcaaaatttacaattcatttaataaaaataacacctCAGCAAAAATCACACCTtcacattctttaaaaaagtcCAGTCAATATCTTATTTTGAAGACACATAACACTGACTCAAATCATAAAAATCAGTTGACTTTCTACTTTAACACAGTAGCTTCATTCCTGGCATCTATTTAAAGGTTTGGTACAAAAGACTGGGGCAAAGATCAAGGTAAAAATCTAAAACTTTCACATCAAATCTTAAGATGTCAACAAACTACAAAGCAAATCAACACATACTGACACATCAGACGAAAGAAAACCATAACTGCCAACTTTTCAGTTGAATCTTTTAGGTTTTGATCCGTCACTGAACTCAAAGTTAGAAGAAAGTCCATTAGtatcagaaacaaaaataagatccTATAGCCTCAGTGACTTTAAACAGAGGGAACTGGAATCTGCTTGGCTGAAGTGCTGTCATATTCCTGCATTAAGTCATTAGTGGTGTGATAATGCATGGCAATATATGAATTGGCAAATCCAAAAGAGTTTACTGGCTGTAAGTTACATGGGCTGCTCTCCTCCTGGGAAGGGCTGCTGTTATAGATGCTGTAGTAAGGTTCAATCCGAGTGTTGATGGGGGTTGAGCTGCTCTGACCACAGTGTTGATGTCCAGCAGAGATCTTGGGACTCACCACACTTTCCTTTGAATGACTTGGGCCACAAGCCTGGTCCACAAATTTCTTCTGTGGCTTTGGAGATAACATGTAGgcagagtttgtttcatgatGGGAGGATTTGTTTCTGTTGACTTCGAGGTTCCCTTTTCCCATGGCTCGAAGTCGAGTCTTTTGTTTGCAGCAGAAAAAACCCAGGCCTATGTACTGGAGGCACCAGAGCACTTTCCTTCTCAGCCCTGCACTGTTCCGAGAATATATAAAAGGGTTTAATCCTGACTTGAAAAATATAAGGGTAAATCCAAACAATTCAAACTGGTAAAGAATGAAGCTCCCATTGCTGGAGAGAACCACCTGTACCAAGGAGATCCCCAGTGGAAGACAGCACACCAGGACTGACAGCACAATGATCACGCAGGTGACCACGGCTTTGGAATCCTTGGCAGTGGAGAGGTTGATGGCTGATACCAGCTGGAGTCGGCTCGCTGCAGGGGTGGCCAGCTGGTTGGGACTCTTGGTATATCCACGGGTCTGAACGTGCTGCAGTTTGTTGTAATTCTGGTTCCTATACAGAGCCGGCATGGCACACTGGATGGGATCTCCACCTCCCTGCACAGGGACCCCCATGAAAGGCTGTGGTCTGGAAGCATCGACTGTGATTACAGGGGGACACTTTCTGACTTGAGCGTTCTTCCGCAGGGTCTGAGCAATCATGATGTAAGAGACAGAGACCACAGCAACACAGAAGGTGAAGTCGACCACATAGAGAGACAAAATGGCTTTCCCTTTTCCAGCAATCAGACTGGACATGGGAAGACAGAGGTGGGACTTGCTGGTTTTCAAGGTAGCCAAGGTGGCAAGGGTGAAGCTGGTGGCCCAGAGGAGCAGGGTGAGGAGGACGGTGCAGGGAAACGAGGCCATGCGATTAGGTTGCTTCCCCAACACCATGCGGAGCCGGTGCAGGGCAATCACTGCCACTGTCTTCAGGGACATGATGATGAAGCCGGAACTGGTGAGATGGAAAGTGAAGCAGAAAGCATCTGGGATACTACTGGCTGAGCTGAAGAATAACACAAAGGTGAACATGGGTGCCGTCACTCCACAAATGAAGAGGTCACAGAAGGACAGGTTCAGGATCATGAAATCAAAGTTGGTTCTAAATTTCCTGAAGGCTGGATCGAAGAAGGACAAGAAGACAATGAAGTTGCCGTAGGAACCCAGGCAGAAGATGACCGCCAGTAGAAAAGTACAGGTCACCAAGGTGGCTGTGTGGATGAGATCCTGAAGACCCTCCTGGAGAGAGGTGCTGTTTCCTTCCGGTGAGTGAGGCACATGGAGCGAGGTGGCATTGGGGGCATCTTGAAGGTGGCCTGTTGAGTTCATCTTCAGAGAGAAATGTCTCCTTCTTCTGCTCCCCAAAAACACTCAGTGAGTCAGGACCTCAGCTCACAGACGAACAATATGAACAATATGTGACAAAAGAGGCCCAAGGCAGATGAGCCTACACACAAAAATGCATACCCAGAAACAGAAAGGGATTAATGTAGAAACAAAGGAATTCATACAGTGATCTCATTATTATTAGTAATAGTATTAGTACTAATATCTGTCACCTTGAGAGAAAAATTTATTCACTTATTAgcgatggggtcttgccatgttgcccaggctgaacttgaactcctgtgctcaagtagTCCTCGTGGcttagcttcctaagtagctgggactacagcatgcaccaccaaacccagctctctctctctctctttttaacgAAGCACTAGAGTTTTTCAGCTCTGACTTGGTGCACAGAAAGCACTTCTCCTCACAAGGCCCAACACAGAAAAAGATACAAACAGATGCATTAATCCAGCTAATATTTAGTTGTATGACACAGAGGTTTTCAAACGAGTTTAAGTGTCACCTGGAGAGCATGTTAAAAAGTTTAAGTTATCACTTGGAGAGCAGATTTCTTGGCCTCGCCCCTTGTGATTCTGTTTGAGGGGTGTGCAGATGTTACTTTTAGAAACActtctgtgtcaggcactgaaGATATACAAGAACGTAACCTCTCCATCAAAGAGATCACAATCTAGTTGGAGATCAATCTAACTATGTAATTATAGCCTAATAAGGTTGCAGGGTGCTATGAGAGCATGGAAGGGGGGAACCTACTCCAACGTGGAAAGGGAGCTGGGAAAGGATGAAGGGCGCTTTAGCGAGTAGGGGCCAGCTGGATGAAAGGTCGGGGGTATGGAGTGAGGACAGACAGGCTAGGAGAAGTGGGGGTGGGTCTTTGCAGCAGAGACACTGAGGCAAAAAACTGCACGTGCTTGAAATACAGGTTGGAGGGTATTGTTGATGCATAATGTGGCCCTTCACATATTTCCCATAAATCATTAACAAATCCTGTTTCATTCCCTGTGAAGAATCCTTTATTTCCcagtatttataatttttccccCAGCTTGCAATGTCTTGGCCAATTAACTGCATATTCTCCTTTGGAAAAAAAACCTTGTGTACAACTACATGTGAGGGGGAAAACTGGAAGTAACCAAGGATGTTGGAATTATACTAGAAATTTACAAGGTGCAAAGCACCACATTGTAAAGTCTAAACTGCTATATAAATGTGAGTTACCATCATCCCCAACAAGAATATCCTGATGGTGAAGCAGGAGGCATGCACCCATTCCTGCATTTGTTCACTCAATTTACATTAATTATGTGTATACCATATGCCAGTATTATGCCAGGTGCTAAGTGCTAGGATGAGTAAGGCACAGTCACTACTTTAAAAGAATAACTTCTTGCTTtcctaacttctttttttctattttgcaatGAGACTTAATGTGCACTCACACAAATCTACATTGTCCTAAATCCCAAAGTCCTGCATGGCTTGGTGCCCAACCTGCTCCCAACAGATGCTTCTGGTGGGACCGGCTAAGCTGTTCCTTGGAGACAGCGCTATGTTCTTGACAACCAAAAAGTGTTTGCCTTAATCTAGAATTTTAGGAATAATCAGTGGCACTGTGGAGGTCCAGGGCTGATATTCAGTGTACTTAACCACCAGCTCAAGCTGGATCCCAGAAGCCTCCAGCTGTTAACCCTTTAGTTGCCGGATCAAGGGGGTACAGAGGAATGAACCAGGTCAGTCAGGGATTACCTGGGGCTCCGATTAGCAGCTATGGACTACCCAATAGAGAGGTCTCTCTGCATTTAACAACAGGTACAGCCATGCCAGTGACTATCGGACATAGACCAGTCCTGGGAAATCCATATAATTGACTGGTGTCCTTCATCAAGGAAGAAGATATCTTCatctctactcttttttttttttttgagacggagtctcgctttgtcgcccaggctggagtgcagtggccggatctcagctcactgcaagctccgcctcccgggtttacgccattctcctgcctcagcctcccgagtagctgggactacaggcgcccaccacctcgcccggctagtttttttttgtatttttagtagagacggggtttcaccatattagccaggatggtctcgatctcctgacctcgtgatccgcccgtctcggcctcccaaagtgctgggattacaggcttgagccaccgcgcccggccttcatctCTGCTCTTAACGTTCATATGGTACAGATCAGGACGACACGGTGAATTTGTCCACGGGAAAGTGAGACCAACTCTTCTatactttccttttaaataaaagttccataagagaagaaaatcctgaacttttgttttttgatggttagaattttttaaaaatagtaccaGACAGCTCTATTTCCACTTAAAGGCTGTATACTTGTTTCTGAACACTTTTGATACCTATATAGTGAGAAAGAGaactttttactgttttttaaaattgctaacGGGAGGACTAGAGCTAATTTATGAAAAGAGAAGTAGAAGAGAAAACACAATTTGAGGAGGCAGGAAGAGCAGGGAGGTGATACTGGTGTCTCTAACCCCCTCATCTCCAAGGGTTTCCTTGGAAGTAGAGAAATGAAGAGGGGTGAAGAGGGATGCAGGAATTTGGCCTGGGGAAGTTAGAAGAATGAAGAGTCTGGAATTAGGAtgctaagagaaatgaaaagtaacTAGGTAATAATGAAGTGAGATGACAGAAGTTATGAAGACTTCAggctaagagatatttggaaaaagggattaagagaaaaatgagatgaTGAAACACTAACGTAAGTCAAGAATAGGAGGCAGCAGGAAAAAAGGTGATTTGGGGTAGAGGAGAGGCAACTTTCACGTTTTGTACAGTTACATTTTtccaacaaattttaaaattttcagtatatatatttttaatagagatgggggtctcactatgttgccctcgCTGGTCTCCAAtgtctgggctcaagcgatctgcctgctttggcctcccaaagtgctgagattacaggtgtgagccactgtactcagccttcaataaattaaaaaaaataagaattccaGGTCAGGAAATAACAATGGCAGTATAATTATCAGCATCATTATTAGTATATTAATTTTATCAAGTGCTTAGgatgtgccagatactgttctcAATGTTCTACACTATTAGCTTATCGGGTCCTCACGAAACCCTGAAATATTTGGTATAACATCTCCATTTTGCAGTTGAGGAAACCAAGTCAAAGAGAAGTTATTTAAAGTGGTGGAACATGGACTTGAATCTAAGCAGTTGCTCTTCCACACTCTTCACCACCGTGCTAAGCcgaacaacaaaaaaacctttttgggAGGCATCCCCAGGTCAGAAGTATTAAGTGGTTATTACACACCAGGCACCTATTCTAGAGGCTTTACATAAATTATCAAGctttatttcattctcacaataatcctatgaaTAGGTATTGCAACCCCTTCCCCGCTGAAactttgtggaatctgaaattcTAATATATCTATATAGCTATATCTACATCTATGTAGATacagatagacacacacacacacactcttctacGTATCTTTTTGGCAAACTTGATAATTGTAGTGCACATATAATGTAATCATAAATCACTCCTATATCTCAAATTATctcaaattagaaaaaagaaggaaTCATGGGCtgggaagagaaaagggagaaaaagcagAGGACAGAATAGACGAAAAGGTTTGCAGAAATACTTTAGTGTaatagaaatcaagaaaattgAGGGAAAGTAAACTCAGGTCTTAGTAGTAACCCCTGAGACTTTAAGAAAGAGGAGGCTGTGACCATAATTTGGAACGACATGATGAtggcagaaaataaaagtgattttgGAAGGGGAGTAAATTAATACTGATTTGCTActcttaaatattaaataaagg
It includes:
- the LOC139355267 gene encoding probable G-protein coupled receptor 75 — encoded protein: MNSTGHLQDAPNATSLHVPHSPEGNSTSLQEGLQDLIHTATLVTCTFLLAVIFCLGSYGNFIVFLSFFDPAFRKFRTNFDFMILNLSFCDLFICGVTAPMFTFVLFFSSASSIPDAFCFTFHLTSSGFIIMSLKTVAVIALHRLRMVLGKQPNRMASFPCTVLLTLLLWATSFTLATLATLKTSKSHLCLPMSSLIAGKGKAILSLYVVDFTFCVAVVSVSYIMIAQTLRKNAQVRKCPPVITVDASRPQPFMGVPVQGGGDPIQCAMPALYRNQNYNKLQHVQTRGYTKSPNQLATPAASRLQLVSAINLSTAKDSKAVVTCVIIVLSVLVCCLPLGISLVQVVLSSNGSFILYQFELFGFTLIFFKSGLNPFIYSRNSAGLRRKVLWCLQYIGLGFFCCKQKTRLRAMGKGNLEVNRNKSSHHETNSAYMLSPKPQKKFVDQACGPSHSKESVVSPKISAGHQHCGQSSSTPINTRIEPYYSIYNSSPSQEESSPCNLQPVNSFGFANSYIAMHYHTTNDLMQEYDSTSAKQIPVPSV